CCTGCCCATCAGCGCCATGCTCGCCAAAGAGAGCGTGATGACGTGGCCCGTCGGCTCGCACGGCTCGACGTTCGGCGGAAACCCGGTCGCGGCGGCGGCGGCCCATGCCACCCTCGACCTCCTCGAAGGCGTCGTGAAGCACCCCGGCTGCGGCGAGAGCCTGCTGGAGAATGCGCGCGAGGTCGGCGGCTATATCCTCTCCGAACTGCGGAAGATGCAGGCCGACTTTCCCTTCCTGGGCGACGTGCGCGGTGAGGGGCTGTTCATCGGCCTGGAGTTCGTCACACCGGACGGACGGCCCGACGGCAAGCTCCGGGACCGCGCGAGTCTGGAGATGTTCGGGCGTGGCCTCCTCAACCTCGACTGCGGCGAGGCCGTCATCCGCGTCAGCCCGCCGCTGATCCTGACGCGCGACGAGGCGGAGACGGGGCTGGGGATCATGCGGGAGGCGCTGGCGGCGTTGTAGAGCGTGAGCTGGAGTTGGTCCCACGGCGACCCCTCCGCCCCCTTAAAGGGACGCAGAAGCTATTCAGGCTCCCCTTGAGGGGAGCTGTCAGCGAAGCTGACTGAGGGGTTGCCCGCCGCATCGAACAAGGATTTCCCCTTCCTCCCGTGTTACGCTGTGACCAGAAAGGGGGCCGCCATTGAACGTCACCATCGACGATCCGACCAAAGTAGGGTACGCCGCCGAGGTGGTGGCGAACGCCTTCCTCGCGCTGGCGCGGGCGGAGGGGCGCTCCCTGACGCAGATGCAGGTGCATAAGCTCGTGTACATCGCGCACGGGTGGACGCTGGCGCTGCTGGGCCGCCCGCTGATCTACAACACGGTCCACGCCTGGCAACGCGGCCCCATCGTGCGGCGGCTGTGGGACCACTGGGGCGGGCGGGGACGTACCCCCATCGCCGAGCCGCTCTCCGTGTCGTCGGGCGAGCCGGACCTCGGCGGCGACGAGGCCGCGCAGGAGGTCATCCGCAGCGTGTGGACGACCTACGGGCGGATGGACGGCGAGGAACTCTCGCGCCTGACGCACCTCGACGGCAGCCCGTGGACGCAGGTGTACGGGCGACAGAGCGACCTGATTCCCAACGAGGTCACGCGCGAGTACTACACGGCGCTCTCCCGCACCGCGTAGGCGCGTCCCATCAGGCGGCCCATGCCCGAACCCCGGCCCGACCCGGCCACGCCCATCAGCGCCATTCAGGCCCGCGTGGAGGTCGGCCTGGAAGCCGAGCGCCGCCACCGCGCCGACGAGGACTATCTCCGGCAGCGGCAGGCCCTGACGCTCAACGAGGTCCGCACCCAGCAGCGGTGGCGCGGCCTCGTGGGCTTCGCGGTCTTCTTCCTGGCGACCATCTGGCTGATCGCGGACGTGATCCTCACCGTGGCCGTGGGGTGGGGCACACTGTTGGGCCGCCCCTTCCGGCTGGAGGCGGGGGTCATCATCGCCTTTCTCACGACGAGCACGGCGACGGTGATCGGCCTCTTCCTCGTCTTCCTCCGCTGGCTCTACCCCCAGCCCCCCGAACGCGAGTGGGAGAGAACGACGCAGATGCCGGACGACCGTTTGGGTTAGAAGGTCCGCCGCTCCGGTTCTCCCGGCGACTGGACGCTGGCGACCCTCGCCCTACGCCGTCGCCGCCATCCCCTCCAGGTGGCGTAGCACGTCGGCGGTGTGGGTGGCCGGATTCACCCCGCGCCAGTGGTGGGCGACCCGGCCCTCCGGGTCGATCAGGAAGGTCTCGCGCGACGCCAGACCGAGCAGACCGCCCAGCCCCCCCATCACCCCGTAGGCGCGGCTCAGCGTCCGGTCGCCGTCGGGGAGGAGGGGGAAGCTCAGCCCGCAGGTGTCGCGGAAGTTCGCCTGCCGCGCCTCGGTGTCGGTGCTGACGCCGACCACGGTAGCGTTCAGGCGCTCGAACTCGGGGAGGGCGGCCTCGAAGCGTTGCGCCTCGATGGAGCAGCCGGGCGTGTTGGCGCGCGGGTAGAAATACAGCACCACCCAGCGCCCGCGCAGGTCGGCGAGGCGGACGGAGCGCCCGTCGTCGCTGCGGCGGTCGAAGTCGGGGGCCATTTGGCCGAGTTGGGGACTCATGGCCCGATTCTACGGCCCGCCCCTACAATGCCCGCGTGTCCCGCCCCCCGGTGTCCGGTCTCACCCTGCCCCTGCGTGTGTTCGGGGGGCAGACGGTTGTCGTCGGCGTGTCCGGTGGCGCGGACAGTGTGGGGCTTCTGCGGGCGCTCGTCCTCGCGGAGGCACGGCCCGTCGTCGCCCACCTCGACCACGCCCTGCGCCCGGAATCGGGGGAGGACGCCGCTTGGGTGCGCCAACTCGCGGAGGCGCAGGGCGTCCCGTTCGAGACGGCGCGGGTGGACGTGGCGGTGGTCGCGGCCCGGCGCGGCTGGAATGTGGAGGACGCCGCCCGCCGCGTGCGCTACGAGTTCCTGGGACGGGTGGCGAAGCGGCACCGCGCGGAGGCGATTCTGACTGCCCACACCCGCCGCGATCAGGCGGAGACGGTGCTGATGGGCCTGCTGCGCGGCGAGGCGGTTCTGAGCGGGATTCCTCCTGTCCGTGGTCGAGTCCGCCGCCCCTGGCTGAATGTGCCCCGTGACGAGGTGGAGGCGTTCTTGCGCTCGCTGGGTCAGGAGTGGCGCGAGGACCCGTCGAACGCCGACCCGACCCGGACGCGCGCCTGGCTGCGAGCGGAGGTGATGCCCGTGCTAACCGCCCGCTTTCCGGAAGCTGAGGCTGCGTTGGCCCGCGTCGCCACCCTCTCCGGGGAGGACGACGAGGCGCTGATGGCGAGGGCGGCCCGTGTCACCAGCCACGCGCCTCTCCACGCTCAGCCGCCCGCCGTCCTGCGCCGGTATGTCGTGCGGGCACTGGCGGAGGCGGGGTTGCCCTACCACGCCGAACACGTCTCCAGGTTGGTGGATGCGCTGCGGCAGGACACGACCGCCCACGTCACCCTCCCCGGCGCGCGGGACGTGACGGTGACGGGTGGGCGGTTGCACCTCGAACCGCAGGACTGGCCCGGCCCGACCTTCCCTCTCCCGGACGGCTGGACGCTCCGCACGCGGCGGGACGGCGACCGCATCCGGCTTCCGGGCGGCACGCGGAAACTCAGCGACGTTTTGACAGACGCACAAGTTCCCCGCGAGGACCGGGACCGGGTGCCGCTCCTCGCCGCCGGGGGAGAGGTGCAGTGGGTGGGGCTGCGTCCTCCCCTGTGGGCGGTGGGGGCGCGGGAGGCGGCGGGGCGACCGGAGGACCCGTGGCATGTGGCGATGGGACAGGCCCTCGCGCTCGCTCAGGAAGCCGCCGCTGCCCGAGAGGTTCCTGTCGGCGCGGTCGTCCTCGGACCAGACGGGTCGGTGATCGGACGCGGGCGCAATACCAGCCGGGAGGCGGGCGACATGACCCAGCACGCCGAACTCGCGGTGCTGAGGGAGGCGGCGGCCACCCTCGCCACCCCCTACCTGACGGACTGCACCCTCGTCGTCACGCTCGAACCCTGCCCGATGTGCCTGGGCGCGGCAATAGAAGCGCGCGTTGGGGCCATCGTCTACGGAGCGCGAAATCCGAAGGCCGGGGCGCTCGGCGGCGTCACCGACCTTCTCGCCCACCACTGGGGGCACGTGCCGAGCATCACGGGCGGCGTCCGCGAGCGTGAGGCGGCCCGTTTGCTGCGCGAGAGCTTCCGGGCGCTGCGGGAGAGGTGAGCCGGACCGCCCCTACTCGCCGCCTCCACTCCCACCGCCGCCGTCGCACCCTCCGCTCTCTCCACCACCCGAACTGCCCGAACTGCACCCGCTCCCCACATCTCCGGAAGACGAACTCCCGAACCACACCGGCCCCGACGACCTCCAGCCACCATTCGACCCGACCAACGCGCCGTTCCTGCGCCGCTCCCACACATTCAGGGCGATGAGCAGGGGCCAGCCGAGCGCGAAGATCAGCCCCACTTCCACCCAACGGTCGGCGGAGAGGAAGAGGGCCAGCAGGACGAGCGCAGACAGGAAGGTGAGGACGGAGCGGGAGCGGCGTCGGGTTCGCATGTGGCCTCCGGTGGGTGGGGTGTGGGGGTGAATGTTCGTGCCCTCATCGTCCGTCCGCATGGTCAACCATCCGTCAGGGGAGGGTCAAGACGGACTTGTTCCCCGTGTCATCCACGTCAGGAGCCTGTTCGCTAGGCTGGAGAGGTCGTGGTCTAACTCTCCGCCCCCTATCCTGTCCCCCATGCGCGTCGTTCTCAAGCTCGGCACCAGCGTCCTCACGGCGGGCACGGACCGCCTGCACCGTCCCCGGCTGGTGGACCTGATGCGCGACGTGGCGGCGGTGCGCGGGGCCGGGCACGAGGTCGTCCTCGTCACGAGCGGCGCGGTCCTCGCGGGCTGGGAGGCGCTGGGTTTCCCGCCGCGCGACCGCACGCTGGCCGAAAAGCAGCTTCTCGCGGCGGTCGGGCAGGGGCGGCTGATGCACACCTACGCCATGCTTGCCGACCTGTACGGGGTGCCCGTCGCGCAGGTCCTCCTGACCGCCGACGACTTCCGCGACCGCACCCGCTACCTCAATGCCCGGACGACGCTGGACGGCTGCCTCACGCGCGGCGTCCTGCCGATCATCAACGAGAACGACGCGGTGGCGACCGCTCAGCTCAAGGTGGGCGACAACGACACCCTCTCCGCCTTCGTGGCGAACCTCGTGGAGGCTGACCTCCTCGTCATCCTCACCGACGCGCCGGGCCTCTATACCGCCGACCCGCGCACGCATCCGGGCGCGACCCTCATCCCCGAAGTGGAGCGCGTCACCCCCGAGGTCTGGGCGCTCGCGGGCGGGGCGGGCAGCCACCGGGGCACGGGCGGGATGCACACCAAGATTCAGGCCGCCGAGATCGCCACCCGCGCCGGAACGCCTGTGGTGATCGCGCCGGGGGACGCGGGGGGGGCGCTGGCCCGCCTCGTCGGGGGAGAGGCGCTGGGCACCCGCTTTCACGCTGCCGGGTCCCGCCTGGAGGCCCGCAAACGCTGGATTCTCGCCGAGATCGCCACCGGGCGCGTCACGCTGGACGACGGGGCCGCCCGCGCCGTCCGCGAGCGGGGCGGGAGCCTGTTGCCCGCCGGGATCACCGCCGTTCACGGTCCCTTCGAGCGCGGGCACACCGTCCGCCTGCTCGACCAGGGCGGCTCGGAGATCGGGCGCGGCCTCACCCGTTACCGCGCCGCCGACCTCACCCGCATCGCCGGGCGGCACTCCCGCGACATCGAGGGCGTGCTGGGCTTCACCTACGGGCCGGAGGCGGTCCACCGGGACGACCTGGTGAGGCTGTAGGAGGGGCGGTTTGAGATTCCCACCCGTCTTCTCTCTACAAGCCATGCGCGACAGGCCACAAGCCCCTGCTACCCTTCCCCCATGACCACCGAAACCCTCTCCGTCCGGGACATGGGCGTGCGGGCGCGGCAATCGGCGCGGGTGCTGCGCTCGCTGCCCACGGCGCGCAAGGCGGCGGCCCTGTTCGCCATCGCGCGGGAGTTGCGGGCGCGGGAGGCGGACATCCTCGCGGCGAATGAGAGGGACGTGGCGGCGGCGCAGGGGGCGGGGTTGCCCACTCATATGGTCGCCCGGTTGCAGCTCGACGCGGCCTCGCTCTCCGCCATCGCCGCCGACGTGGAGGCCGTCGCGGGGCTGCCCGACCCGGTGGGGGAGGCGACCCCGGAGGAGGTCCGGCCCAACGGCATCCGCGTCTTGCGTCTGCGGGTGCCCCTCGGCGTCCTCGGCGTGATCTACGAGAGCCGCCCGAACGTGACGGTGGACGTGGCCGCCCTCGCCCTCATGAGCGGCAACGCGGCCATCCTGCGCGGCGGCAAGGAGACGGTTCACAGCAACGGGGCGCTGGAGACTGCCCTCCGCACGGCGCTGGAGGCCGAGGGTCTGCCGGGCGACGCCGTGCAGGTCATCCGCGACCCCGCCCGCGAGCGGATGCTGGACCTCTTGCGGCTGGACGACCTCGTGGACGCGATCATCCCGCGCGGCGGAGCCGGGCTGCACCGCTACTGCGTGGAAAACGCCACCGTCCCCGTCATCGTGGGCGGCATCGGCGTCGTCCACGTTTACCTCGACGAGAGCTTCACCCGCGACCCGGCGGACGTAGCGCGGGCGGTGGCTCTCATCCGCAACGCGAAGGTGCAGAAGCCCAGCGCGTGCAACGCCCTCGACACGCTGCTCGTCCACGAGGGGGCGTTGACTGCCCTCCCTGCCATCGCCCATGACCTTCAGGCACACGGCGTCACCCTGCGCGCCGACTCTCCGGCCCTCGCCGCGTTGCAGTCCGCTGGAGTCAATGTCGAACCCGCCCAGGAGTCCGACTACGGCACCGAGTTTCTCGCCCTGACGGCCAGCATACGCACGGTCGCCGGGCTGGAGGAGGCGTTGGATTTCATCGCCGCGCACGGCAACCACACCGACGTGATCCTCACGCGCAACCCCGCACAGGCTGAACGCTTCGTGGCCGACGTGGACAGCGCCGCCGTCATGGTGAACGCCAGCCCCCGCTTCAACGATGGCGGGCAACTCGGCCTCGGCGCGGAGGTCGCCATCAGCACCCAGAAGCTCCACGCACGCGGACCGATGGGCCTGCGCGAGCTGACGACGACGAAGTGGGTGGTGCGGGGGGAGGGGCAGGTGCGGGGGTGAGCAGGGGGTTGCGCTACTTCCGAACGCACGGGGACACAGGGCAAGAAGAGACGGAAGAATTGATCGAGTATGTCGGCGAGTACCCGTCCCGGCAGATTCGTATCATTCTGCGCGATGGTACGGGCTACACGGAGGAGCGCCGAAAGTGGTCCATCAATTCGGCCCACGATTGGGGGCTGCTGACTGATCAACCGCTTGACCTGAGCGGAGAGTCCCCGGCTTACGACGACGAGGGACGCGCCGACTGTGCGCCGATTGCTAAAGAAGAGTTCGAGGCGGCTTGGATCAAATCGTTCGAGTTCCTGAGCAGAAGCCGTCCCGACCCCAGCGGCAGTTGAATCGTCCCCAAGTGAGCAACAGGCCCCGACACCTATAGAGGAATTGGAGCCTGTTGAAGCGAGTGAGCCGCTATTTATCTCCTCGCCTACACCTCCAGCGGCACGTCCACACCCAGCTCCGCCAGCACCGTGCGGATGGCCTGCGCGTCAATTCCCGCCCGCGCGTGGACGCTCTCCACCGTCGCGTGGTCCTGAAACTCGTCGGGGATGCCGAGGACGCGCACGGGTGTTCGCAGCCCCATCCCGCTCAGCGCCTCCAGCACCGCGCTCCCGAAGCCGCCGACCACCGTGTTGTCCTCCACCGTGATGAGGGCGCGGGCCTTCCCTGCCACCTCACGCAACATCTTCTCGTCCAGCGGCTTCACGAAACGGGCGTTCACCACGCCGACGCCGGGCAGGTCACGGGCCGCACGCAGGGCATATTCCAGCGCCTTGCCGCCCGCGAGGATCACCACGTCGTCGCCGCCTTTCAGCCGCTCCCAGGTGCCCCACTTGATCTCCGGCCACGTCCCCTCCGGCACGCGCTCCGTGTTGCCGCGCGGGTAGCGAATGGCGAAGGGGCCGGGGCTTTCCTGCGCCGCCCTCAGCATCCCGCGCAGTTCCGCCGCGTCCCTCGGCAGGCCGACGCGCACGTTGGGGATGGAGCGCAGGTAGCTCAGGTCGAAGACGCCGTTGTGGGTCGCCCCGTCCGCCCCCACGATGCCGCCCCGGTCGATGGCGAAGGTGACGTTCAGGTTCTCGATGGCAACGTCGTGGAGGACCTGATCGTAGGCCCGTTGCAGGAAGGTCGAGTAGATCGCCACGATGGGCCGCATCCCCTGGAGGGCCATTCCGGCGGCGGTCGTCACGGCCACGTCCTCGGCTATCCCGACATCGAGGTAGCGGTGGGGGTGGACCTGGCTGTACTTCACCAGCCCGCTTCCCTCGCGCATGGCGGGCGTGACGACGAAGGTGCGCGGGTCGGTCTTCGCCAGTTCCGTCACCGCGTCCCCGAACGCCGCGCTCCACGAGTAGGCGTCGCTCGGCTTGAACTCCCCGGTCGCCGGGTCGAACTTGCCCGGCCCGTGCCAGTAGATCGGGTCGGCCTCGGCGTAGCTCAGGCCCTTGCCCTTCGTCGTGACGACGTGGAGGATGGTCGGCCCGTCGAGGTCCACCAGCCGCTCAATCAGCCACACGAGTTCCTGAACGTTGTGCCCGTCCACCGGGCCGACGTAGCGCACGCCCATCGCCGCGAAGGGGTTCACGCTCGCGGGGTCGAAGAAGTGCCGCGTGCTGCTCTTGGCCCGGCTCATGAAGTCGGCGAGGGGCTTGCTGACGGCCTGCACCGCCTTCTTGCCCGCGCCCTCGCCCTCCTGGAACCACTTCTGGACCTGAAGGCCACGCATGAACTTGTTCATCGCGCCGACGTTCTCGGAGATGCTCATCTCGTTGTCGTTCAGGACGATCAGCATCCTGCGGCCCATGTCGCCGATGGTGTTCAGCGCGGCGAGGGCCATTCCGCCCGTCAGCGAGCCGTCCCCGATGACGGCGGCCACCTTGTGCTCCTGCCCCTGCGCGTCGCGGGCGAGGGCCATGCCGAGGGCATTCGCGAGGCTGGTGCTCGCGTGCCCCACCGTGATCGCGTCGTGTTCGCTCTCGCTGACCTTCGTGAAGCCCGACAGCCCGCCCTCCTTCTTCACGGTCGGCATCTGGGCACGGCGGCCCGTCAGCATCTTGTGCGCGTAGGCCTGATGCCCCACGTCGAAGAGGATGCGGTCGCGCGGCGAGTTCAGGACGTAGTGCAGCGCCACGATGAGGTCGGTCGCGCCCAGACTGCTCGCCAGGTGCAGGCCGCCCACCGAGCAGACGCGCACGATCTCGTCCCGCAGTTCGGCGGCGAGGAGGGGCAACTGCTCCCGCGAGAGTTGTTTGAGGTCCTCCGGGCTGTCCACCCGGTCGAGCAGCGGCGTGCGGCTCACCGGGGACAGGGCCGGGATGATCGTCGGCTCGCTCATGGCTGGCCTCCCTTTCCCACGAGCGTAAGGACGTTCGCCCCTCCGAATGTCCCACGTGCGGGAACGCTTCCCTTAACGTGCATTGAAGTTCCGCCCCGTCAGCAACAATCCCTCCGGCGTCCGCACGTCGCCCACGAAGGGTGTGAACCACAGTTGCTGGGCCTGTGGCTGTGCTCCTGCCACCAGCCCGCCCACGTCGTCCGTGATCTGCCGGGTGACGACCCACACGTCGAAGGCTCCGGCGGGCGTGTTCACCCGGCGGCGGTCCTGCACGTCATAGCGGTAACGCAGGGTGCCCTGCGCCTGCACCTGTCCGTCGTCGCTCGTGACCGTCACGCGGCTCTCGCCCGCCCACGAGAGGCCCACGCGCCACGCGCCCTCGGCGGGGGCCTCCGTCCACGCGGGGTCGAGGCGCACGGTCGCGCCGGGTTTACGAAAGCCGAGGAGCCGCACACCTCCCGCGTCCACCCGCCGATACCACGTCTGGTCGGCCCCGCGCCCGGTGAGTTGGGTGGCGAGGACCGCCTGCCCCGCGAACACGGTCGGCCCCAGCGTTCGCAGCGTGTAGGGGGTTCCGCCCGCCGCCTCACCCTCCGGCAGATAGCTCCACGTCAGGCCCGTCTCGGCAGGGTAGAACGACACGCGGCCCACGGGCGTGCTCGCCTGCACGGGCGGCGCGGCGGTGCGGGAGGCGGCGGGCGCGCAGGCCCCCAGCGCCGCCACGAGCGGCAGGGCGAGCAGGAGAACGCGGCCTCGCATGGGAAAGAGGGTAGAAGACGGCATCGGCCCCATTCTGTCAGCATTCCTGAAGTTGGGCTGACGAACCGTTCACGGGTGCCTTTGTCAGGGTGGGACGCGCCAACTCACAGGAGACCTTCCGCGAATGTGGGTGCTGGGAGGCGCAGAAGGTAAAAGGCCGAAGGCTGAAGGCCAACAGCACAAGCCCCCTGCCCTCTGCGACTTTCGCGGGTGTCTGTGAGAGGCTGTGGCTATGTCATGGGAAATGAGCAGGAGGGACACGCGAACCTCCGCGCCCCTCCTGCTCATTTCTTCTGCCTTTGCTGGCGGCTGGAAGCTGGCCGCTGGCTGCCCCCCAGCGCCCCCCAGCCCCCACTTCACCCCTGCTTGTCCCCACCCTGCCCCTGCACCCGCGCCTTGAGGGCCGCAAAGGCGTCGTCGAGTTCGCGGTCGCGGCCCAGGTTCCGCAGTTGCGCGTCGAGGTCGTTCTCCTCGCGCAGCTCGGTCATGGCGCGGTTGCGGTCCTCCATCCCGGCGACCTTGCGCTCCATCTCCTCGAAGGCGTCCATCGCGCCCCCCGCCTGATCGAAACCGCTCACCCGGTCGAGGGTCGCGCCCGCCTGCGCGGTCTTCTGCCGGGCGGCGAGCAGGGTCTTCTTGGACTCCATCTCGTCGATCTTGGCCTCCAGCGCCCGCAGTTGCGTCTTGAGGCCGTCCACCGTGCCGCGCTGCACGCTGACCTGCTCCTCAAAACCTTTGGCGAGGTCCTGGTGGTTCTGAGAGCGCCGGAGCGCCTCGCGGGCCAGCTCCTCGTTGCCGCCACGCAGGGCCTCCTCCGCCTTCTTCCCGTACTCCTCGGCGAGTCGGCGGTTGGTGTTCGCCTCGCGCTCCAGCTTCATGCTCTGGCTCAGCGACTCGGCGACCTCCGCCCGCGCCTCCGTGTACGCCTCGCGCATGTCGCGCAGGGCCTGATCGATGATCTTGCCGGGGTCCTCCGCCCGGCTGATGAGGTCGTTGACGTTGGCGCGCAGCAGCCGGGACAGTCGGTCAAAGATGCTCATGGATTGCCTCCTTGCCCCGCATGATGCCGCACCCCGCCCGGTGCCGGTCCGTCGTGACACGAGCCTCAAGGCGGGGTGAACGCTGTCTGAGCGGGGAGTTGGGCGGGTTGGGGGGCATATGTGGGGAGAGGGCCGTGAAGCCGTCACGTCGCCCCCTCACCCCGGCCCTCTGCTCCGCAGCTCTCCGAGTCACCCACGAGGGGAGAAGGAGGAAGGCCGTGTTTTCCTGAGTGCTGACCGCTGACCGCTGACCGCTAGAACACAATCGGGCGCAGTCCCACGCTCGCGCCCCCGCACGCCACCGTCACGTTCTGCCCGGCGGGCGTGAAGGTGCAGCCCAGCGCGCGCAGGCCGGAGAGCGGGAAGATCAGGTTGCGCCCGTCGGTGGCCGGAAGCAGGGGGAGTTCGACGCTGCCCGTGCCAAGTTGGGCGATCTTCTGGCCCACGGTGACGGTGAGGGGCTGGCCGCCGCCCCGCGCGAGGCGGAACTTGCCCGCGCCCAGCGAGGTCACGGTGACGACGCCCACGAGGTCGCGGCCCAGCACGTAGGGCTGCCCCCTCACCACGCCCACGGGCACGGGACCACGCGGCGCGGCCTGCGCGGCGGCGGGGTTCGGGGCGTCCACCACGAGCAGCGTCTCGCGGTCGCTCAGGGCGGTGAGGAGGACGTAGGCCCCCAGCGGGCCGTTCGGGGTGGCCGACACGGGCAGCGAGCTGGCCTGCCCCGCCGTCCTCCAGTCGCCGAGAGCACGGGCACCGAGCTTGCCGCGCACGAGGGGGCGCAGCGAGGCGGGCGGACTCTGCACGTACAGGCACACCGCCGAGGGGCTGACCCGCAGGGTCGCCGGGCACGACACGATCTGCCCGCGCACGGCCCCGCTGATCTCCACGGCGACGCTGCTCACGACCCGCACCGTGGCCGCCGACGCCCTGGAGCCGGGCTGAGCTGTGGCAGGCTGGGCGGGTGCGGCGGACGGGGCGGGCGCGGCAGGAGGGGTGGCGGGAGTGGCGGGAGCCGTGCCCTGGGCGGCGGCCCCCCCGGCGAGGCCAGCGAGGATCAGGCCCGCGACACGGACCGCGTGGGAAAATTGACGCATGGGGGACATGCTACCCGCCGGGGGGGAAGAGTGGTGAGCCGGGTGTGATGACCCATGAGGAGCGGGGAGGAGTTGCGGGGCGCTCCTTGCCATCACTTCTTCGGACGAACACCCCCCGCCGCGTTAACATAGACAACGTGCTGGCGCTGCGGCTGGGTCTGATCTTGCTGGGGTTGCTCGCCGGGTGGGGCGTGGGGCGGGCGCTCGAATCCGGTGCGGGTGACCCCGACTTGGCGCGTGTGAATACCCTCAGCCTGATGCTGGCGGGGGCGCTCGCCGCGTCGCTGCTCGCTCCCCGTGCGGAGCGGCTGGCCGCCGGGGGGTGGGGGAGGCTGACGCGCTGGTACGGTGGCCTCTCGCCCCGGAGCGTGGCGGCGGCGACCTTCGGGCTGCTGGTCGCCCTGCTGCTGAGCGTGCTGCTGGGCAACCTGCTGCGGGGTCTGCCCTTCTACTCCTGGCTGTGGAGCGTGCTGGTGACGCTGTTGCTGGCGGCCTTCTTCGTCCCCTTCGCCCTGCGGCACGCGGAGTCGTTCGCCCTGTTCGCGCCCCCGCCCGCGCGGCGTCCGCCCGGCGGCAAGGTCCTCGACACGAACGTGATTATCGACGGACGCGTTCTCGACCTCGCCCGCAGCGGCTTTCTGGAGGGTGAACTCGTCGTGCCCGGCTTCGTGCTGCGCGAGCTGCAACTCCTCGCCGACCATGCGGACGCGCAGAAGCGCACGCGCGGCAAACGCGGCCTCGGGGTGCTGGAGGAACTGCGCGGCGTGCGGCCCCTGCGCGTGGAGGACTGGGACGACCCCACGCTGATTACCGTGGACGACAAGCTCGTGCGCTTCGCCCGCGAGACGAACGCGCAGATTCTCACCAACGACGGCAGCCTCGGCAAGATCGCCCGGTTGCACGGCCTGACGGTCCTGAGTGTCCACGCCCTCGCCGTCGCCCTGCGGCCCCAGGTGCAGGCCGGGGACTCCCTCACCGTCACCGTCACGAAGGGCGGGCAGCAGCAGGGGCAGGGTGTGGGCTATCTGGAGGACGGCACGATGGTCGTCGTGGAGGACGGCTTCAAACTGCGCGGCAAGCCCATCCGCGTCCTCGTCGTGAACAACGTGCAGACCAACGTGGGCCGCATGATCTTCGCCAGACTGGAGAAGAGCGACGCGGCGTAGGGCGTTCGTCGCGGAGGGAAGAGCCGCCGTCGGGGCCGGGTTGAGAAGTCGGGCCTGACGACCCATCCAGCCGGAACACCGGGATGTTCTGCCCCTCCCGCCTTACAGAAGAGGGCCGGGGAGAGGGGCGAC
The sequence above is drawn from the Deinococcus sp. YIM 134068 genome and encodes:
- the proB gene encoding glutamate 5-kinase gives rise to the protein MRVVLKLGTSVLTAGTDRLHRPRLVDLMRDVAAVRGAGHEVVLVTSGAVLAGWEALGFPPRDRTLAEKQLLAAVGQGRLMHTYAMLADLYGVPVAQVLLTADDFRDRTRYLNARTTLDGCLTRGVLPIINENDAVATAQLKVGDNDTLSAFVANLVEADLLVILTDAPGLYTADPRTHPGATLIPEVERVTPEVWALAGGAGSHRGTGGMHTKIQAAEIATRAGTPVVIAPGDAGGALARLVGGEALGTRFHAAGSRLEARKRWILAEIATGRVTLDDGAARAVRERGGSLLPAGITAVHGPFERGHTVRLLDQGGSEIGRGLTRYRAADLTRIAGRHSRDIEGVLGFTYGPEAVHRDDLVRL
- a CDS encoding glutamate-5-semialdehyde dehydrogenase; this encodes MTTETLSVRDMGVRARQSARVLRSLPTARKAAALFAIARELRAREADILAANERDVAAAQGAGLPTHMVARLQLDAASLSAIAADVEAVAGLPDPVGEATPEEVRPNGIRVLRLRVPLGVLGVIYESRPNVTVDVAALALMSGNAAILRGGKETVHSNGALETALRTALEAEGLPGDAVQVIRDPARERMLDLLRLDDLVDAIIPRGGAGLHRYCVENATVPVIVGGIGVVHVYLDESFTRDPADVARAVALIRNAKVQKPSACNALDTLLVHEGALTALPAIAHDLQAHGVTLRADSPALAALQSAGVNVEPAQESDYGTEFLALTASIRTVAGLEEALDFIAAHGNHTDVILTRNPAQAERFVADVDSAAVMVNASPRFNDGGQLGLGAEVAISTQKLHARGPMGLRELTTTKWVVRGEGQVRG
- a CDS encoding Panacea domain-containing protein; protein product: MNVTIDDPTKVGYAAEVVANAFLALARAEGRSLTQMQVHKLVYIAHGWTLALLGRPLIYNTVHAWQRGPIVRRLWDHWGGRGRTPIAEPLSVSSGEPDLGGDEAAQEVIRSVWTTYGRMDGEELSRLTHLDGSPWTQVYGRQSDLIPNEVTREYYTALSRTA
- a CDS encoding peroxiredoxin, giving the protein MSPQLGQMAPDFDRRSDDGRSVRLADLRGRWVVLYFYPRANTPGCSIEAQRFEAALPEFERLNATVVGVSTDTEARQANFRDTCGLSFPLLPDGDRTLSRAYGVMGGLGGLLGLASRETFLIDPEGRVAHHWRGVNPATHTADVLRHLEGMAATA
- a CDS encoding PspA/IM30 family protein, with product MSIFDRLSRLLRANVNDLISRAEDPGKIIDQALRDMREAYTEARAEVAESLSQSMKLEREANTNRRLAEEYGKKAEEALRGGNEELAREALRRSQNHQDLAKGFEEQVSVQRGTVDGLKTQLRALEAKIDEMESKKTLLAARQKTAQAGATLDRVSGFDQAGGAMDAFEEMERKVAGMEDRNRAMTELREENDLDAQLRNLGRDRELDDAFAALKARVQGQGGDKQG
- the tilS gene encoding tRNA lysidine(34) synthetase TilS, giving the protein MSRPPVSGLTLPLRVFGGQTVVVGVSGGADSVGLLRALVLAEARPVVAHLDHALRPESGEDAAWVRQLAEAQGVPFETARVDVAVVAARRGWNVEDAARRVRYEFLGRVAKRHRAEAILTAHTRRDQAETVLMGLLRGEAVLSGIPPVRGRVRRPWLNVPRDEVEAFLRSLGQEWREDPSNADPTRTRAWLRAEVMPVLTARFPEAEAALARVATLSGEDDEALMARAARVTSHAPLHAQPPAVLRRYVVRALAEAGLPYHAEHVSRLVDALRQDTTAHVTLPGARDVTVTGGRLHLEPQDWPGPTFPLPDGWTLRTRRDGDRIRLPGGTRKLSDVLTDAQVPREDRDRVPLLAAGGEVQWVGLRPPLWAVGAREAAGRPEDPWHVAMGQALALAQEAAAAREVPVGAVVLGPDGSVIGRGRNTSREAGDMTQHAELAVLREAAATLATPYLTDCTLVVTLEPCPMCLGAAIEARVGAIVYGARNPKAGALGGVTDLLAHHWGHVPSITGGVREREAARLLRESFRALRER
- the dxs gene encoding 1-deoxy-D-xylulose-5-phosphate synthase; amino-acid sequence: MSEPTIIPALSPVSRTPLLDRVDSPEDLKQLSREQLPLLAAELRDEIVRVCSVGGLHLASSLGATDLIVALHYVLNSPRDRILFDVGHQAYAHKMLTGRRAQMPTVKKEGGLSGFTKVSESEHDAITVGHASTSLANALGMALARDAQGQEHKVAAVIGDGSLTGGMALAALNTIGDMGRRMLIVLNDNEMSISENVGAMNKFMRGLQVQKWFQEGEGAGKKAVQAVSKPLADFMSRAKSSTRHFFDPASVNPFAAMGVRYVGPVDGHNVQELVWLIERLVDLDGPTILHVVTTKGKGLSYAEADPIYWHGPGKFDPATGEFKPSDAYSWSAAFGDAVTELAKTDPRTFVVTPAMREGSGLVKYSQVHPHRYLDVGIAEDVAVTTAAGMALQGMRPIVAIYSTFLQRAYDQVLHDVAIENLNVTFAIDRGGIVGADGATHNGVFDLSYLRSIPNVRVGLPRDAAELRGMLRAAQESPGPFAIRYPRGNTERVPEGTWPEIKWGTWERLKGGDDVVILAGGKALEYALRAARDLPGVGVVNARFVKPLDEKMLREVAGKARALITVEDNTVVGGFGSAVLEALSGMGLRTPVRVLGIPDEFQDHATVESVHARAGIDAQAIRTVLAELGVDVPLEV